In Myxococcus virescens, a single window of DNA contains:
- a CDS encoding non-ribosomal peptide synthetase — translation MSDNIEDLYPLSPLQGGMLFHAIAEPGRGLYFNQLVCELRGHLDVALFTQAWNTVVAAHPVLRTAFVWDDVDEPMQVVLREVDLPVRIEDWRDLSPEARESRLEALLAQDRREGFDLSWAPLVRLALLRVGDDAHRFVFSHSHLILDGWSVPLVIRDVLALYEGSCAGKQPRIAAPRPYRDYIGWLGEQDLAVSESFWRQALEGFDAPTNPRVEPGGGEGKGKASRELFLSEALTSELSRFARKQGLTLHTLVQGAWALVLGHLCGAEDVVFGTTVSGRPPGLAGVEDMVGLFINTQPVRVRLPPGASFGPWLRQIQEMQVEARQHEHAPLVKVQRWSGVPAGTSLFETLVVFENYPLDAELTSSARALAVRDIRAVEADHFPLTLISTNGSRLPLCLRYDRARFSAAFADVQLERLRFVLEAMAARPDGALGTLSLLSEPERHQVLVAWNDTRTGFAPWASVQERFLAQVARNADAPAVRCEEKEVTYGALDARANQLAHQLRVQGVGADVPVALCLERGVEWVVGMLGILKAGGAYVPLDPSQPESRLRMLVEEVGAPVVVTQARYAAIFEGTRARRVAVDGEAALLERWPSAAPPLVAVHPEQLAYVLFTSGSTGRPKGVAVTHGQLANYVQAAIERLGLADCASFALVSTVAADLGNTVLFPALCTGGLLHVLTQERASSPTGVAEYFARHGVDCVKLVPSHLAALMSGAEPRLVLPRKRLVVGGEAASWSLLEQVHALAPGCEVYNHYGPTEATVGVLAGRVELPRRPTSPAAVPLGRPMGNTRVYVLDGSLRPVPVGVAGELYAGGAQVTRGYLGHPELTAERYVPDPYGGEPGARMYRTGDKVRWLADGRLEFIGRVDFQVKVRGFRVEPGEVATVLRAHPEVRDAVVVAREDVPGNKRLVAYATPASQPAPDTAALRAFLQQRLPGHMVPSALVVLDALPLTPNGKVDWRALPPPALPEEAARVFEGPRNAKEETLTAIWAQVLDRPRVDIHENFFELGGDSIIAIQVVSRAEQAGLHLRMKQLFDHPTVAGLAAVAGDAPTVDPQLTEEPPSGPASGFPLSGLSPDGLEAFSKRLATHGYHLEDVEDLYPLSPLQHGILISHLQESETQPYFNQISFELEGPLDERAFVEAWRQAADQYAILRTAFFWEGLDTPLQAVMREVLPPVDVEDLRHLSEADQKARLAAFFEEDRRRGLVLTRAPGFRLTMLRTGARVWRVVFSLTHLLLDGWSTQVVLREVLTRYEALRRGVTLARSAVRPYRDYIAWLGRQDLGAARDFWRAALAGFTEPTRLELGRAPRDVTLLGEVLLRMSAEETAALEAFSRQQGVTGGTLLQAAWALLLWRYTGEDDVLFGLTVSGRPPELAGIEAMVGLFINAIPVRVRLPASSPVGSWLKGLQAWLQEARQYETSPLVEVRRWSEVPPGPALFESLVVFENYPRDAGLTTMSDELVVRDPYIVEVDSHPVTMMAVPGREWQLRLTYDARRFDASAAKRMVEQARQLLRELCRSDRRTLSELSMMSEEERRRLVEEWSGRREEYPREASLAELFEAQVERTPGAVAVEWAGQQVSYEALNRRANQLAHHLRGMGVGPEVRVGLCVERSLEWVVSALGILKAGGVYVPLDASYPLERLGWMKREAGVALLVAQEKLADEVAAGGELVVSVDT, via the coding sequence ATGAGCGACAACATCGAGGACCTGTACCCCCTGTCGCCGTTGCAGGGCGGCATGCTGTTCCATGCCATCGCAGAGCCCGGCCGGGGGCTGTACTTCAACCAGCTCGTCTGCGAGCTGCGCGGCCACCTGGACGTGGCGCTCTTCACCCAGGCGTGGAACACGGTCGTCGCGGCGCACCCGGTGCTGCGCACGGCGTTCGTCTGGGATGACGTGGACGAGCCGATGCAGGTCGTTCTGCGCGAGGTGGACCTGCCGGTCCGCATCGAGGACTGGCGCGACCTGTCGCCCGAAGCACGCGAGTCGCGGCTGGAAGCCTTGCTGGCACAGGACCGTCGCGAGGGCTTCGACCTGTCCTGGGCGCCGTTGGTGCGCCTGGCACTGCTGCGCGTCGGCGATGATGCGCATCGCTTCGTCTTCAGCCACTCCCACCTGATCCTGGACGGCTGGTCCGTGCCGCTGGTGATCCGCGACGTCCTCGCCCTGTACGAGGGCTCGTGTGCGGGGAAGCAGCCTCGCATCGCGGCGCCTCGGCCGTATCGGGACTACATCGGGTGGCTGGGCGAGCAGGACCTGGCGGTGTCCGAGTCGTTCTGGCGGCAGGCGCTCGAAGGCTTCGACGCGCCCACGAATCCTCGCGTCGAGCCCGGTGGCGGTGAAGGGAAGGGCAAGGCCTCGCGAGAGCTGTTCCTGTCGGAGGCGCTCACCTCGGAGCTGAGCCGCTTCGCGCGGAAGCAGGGGCTCACGTTGCACACCCTGGTGCAGGGGGCCTGGGCCTTGGTGCTCGGTCACCTGTGCGGGGCGGAAGACGTTGTCTTCGGCACCACTGTCTCCGGACGTCCCCCGGGACTCGCGGGCGTGGAGGACATGGTCGGGCTGTTCATCAACACCCAGCCCGTGCGAGTGCGGCTGCCTCCCGGTGCATCGTTCGGGCCCTGGCTGCGGCAGATCCAGGAGATGCAGGTGGAGGCGCGGCAGCACGAGCACGCGCCGCTGGTGAAGGTCCAGCGCTGGAGCGGCGTGCCCGCTGGCACCTCGCTCTTCGAGACGTTGGTCGTCTTCGAGAACTATCCGCTGGATGCCGAGCTCACGTCCTCCGCCAGGGCCTTGGCGGTGCGGGATATTCGCGCGGTCGAGGCGGACCACTTCCCGCTGACGCTCATCTCGACGAACGGCTCCCGGCTTCCGCTGTGCTTGCGGTACGACCGGGCGCGCTTCTCCGCGGCCTTCGCGGATGTACAGCTCGAACGACTCCGCTTCGTGCTGGAGGCGATGGCGGCAAGGCCGGACGGCGCTCTGGGGACGCTGTCTCTGCTCTCCGAGCCCGAGCGTCACCAGGTGCTCGTGGCGTGGAACGACACGCGCACCGGCTTCGCACCCTGGGCCAGCGTGCAGGAGCGCTTCCTGGCGCAGGTCGCACGCAACGCGGACGCGCCAGCGGTCCGGTGCGAGGAGAAGGAGGTGACGTACGGGGCGCTGGACGCACGGGCCAATCAGCTCGCGCACCAGTTGAGAGTGCAGGGCGTAGGGGCGGATGTGCCCGTGGCGCTGTGCCTGGAGCGAGGTGTGGAGTGGGTGGTGGGGATGCTCGGCATCCTGAAGGCAGGGGGCGCCTACGTGCCGCTGGACCCCTCGCAGCCAGAGTCTCGGCTGCGGATGCTGGTGGAAGAAGTCGGCGCGCCAGTGGTGGTGACGCAGGCGCGATACGCCGCGATCTTTGAAGGGACGCGCGCGCGCCGGGTGGCGGTGGATGGAGAGGCCGCGCTGCTGGAGCGGTGGCCTTCAGCGGCACCTCCGCTCGTGGCGGTGCACCCGGAGCAGCTGGCGTACGTGCTGTTCACGTCAGGCAGCACCGGGCGGCCCAAGGGGGTGGCGGTCACACACGGGCAGCTGGCGAATTATGTGCAAGCGGCCATTGAGAGGTTGGGTTTGGCCGACTGCGCCAGCTTCGCGCTGGTGTCGACGGTGGCGGCGGACCTGGGGAACACGGTGCTGTTCCCGGCGCTGTGCACCGGAGGGCTGCTGCATGTGCTGACGCAGGAGCGAGCGAGCAGTCCGACGGGCGTGGCGGAGTACTTCGCCCGGCATGGGGTGGACTGCGTGAAGCTGGTGCCCTCGCACCTCGCGGCGCTGATGAGCGGCGCGGAGCCGAGACTGGTGCTGCCGAGGAAGCGGCTGGTGGTGGGCGGGGAGGCGGCGTCGTGGAGCCTGCTGGAGCAGGTGCATGCGCTGGCGCCCGGGTGCGAGGTGTACAACCACTACGGCCCGACGGAGGCGACGGTGGGCGTGTTGGCGGGGCGCGTGGAGCTGCCGCGTCGGCCGACATCGCCAGCGGCGGTGCCGCTGGGGCGGCCGATGGGCAACACGCGGGTGTACGTGCTGGATGGGAGCCTGCGTCCCGTGCCGGTGGGAGTGGCGGGGGAGCTGTACGCGGGAGGCGCCCAGGTGACGCGAGGGTACCTGGGGCATCCGGAGCTGACGGCGGAGCGGTACGTGCCGGACCCTTACGGTGGGGAGCCTGGCGCGAGGATGTACCGCACGGGAGACAAGGTGCGGTGGCTGGCGGACGGGCGTTTGGAGTTCATCGGCCGGGTCGACTTCCAGGTGAAGGTGCGGGGCTTCCGGGTGGAGCCTGGGGAAGTGGCGACGGTGCTCAGAGCGCATCCCGAGGTCCGGGACGCGGTGGTGGTGGCGCGCGAAGACGTGCCCGGAAACAAGCGACTGGTGGCGTATGCCACGCCCGCCTCGCAGCCAGCACCTGACACGGCGGCGCTGCGCGCGTTCCTCCAGCAGCGGCTCCCTGGGCACATGGTGCCGTCCGCGCTGGTGGTGCTGGACGCCCTGCCGCTGACACCCAATGGCAAGGTGGACTGGCGCGCGCTGCCGCCGCCAGCGCTGCCCGAAGAGGCAGCGCGGGTCTTCGAGGGGCCGCGCAACGCGAAGGAAGAGACACTCACGGCCATCTGGGCGCAGGTGCTCGACCGGCCGCGGGTGGACATCCACGAGAACTTCTTCGAGCTGGGGGGCGACTCCATCATCGCCATCCAGGTTGTCTCGCGGGCCGAGCAGGCGGGACTGCACCTTCGGATGAAGCAGCTCTTCGACCACCCGACCGTGGCGGGGCTGGCGGCGGTGGCGGGGGATGCTCCCACCGTTGATCCCCAGCTCACGGAGGAGCCTCCGTCCGGGCCCGCTTCCGGCTTTCCGTTGTCGGGGCTCTCCCCGGACGGCCTGGAGGCGTTCTCCAAGAGGCTGGCCACGCACGGTTACCACCTGGAAGACGTCGAGGACCTCTACCCGCTGTCACCGCTCCAGCATGGAATCTTGATCTCCCATCTCCAGGAGAGCGAGACCCAGCCGTACTTCAATCAGATCTCCTTTGAACTCGAAGGCCCACTGGATGAGCGCGCCTTCGTGGAAGCGTGGCGGCAGGCCGCCGATCAGTACGCCATCCTCCGGACCGCGTTCTTCTGGGAGGGGCTGGACACGCCGCTCCAGGCGGTGATGCGCGAGGTGCTGCCTCCCGTCGACGTCGAGGACTTGCGTCACCTGTCCGAGGCCGACCAGAAGGCCCGACTGGCCGCGTTCTTCGAGGAGGACCGCCGAAGGGGGCTGGTGCTCACCCGCGCGCCCGGCTTCCGGCTGACGATGCTTCGCACGGGAGCGCGTGTGTGGCGCGTGGTGTTCAGCCTGACGCACCTGTTGCTGGACGGGTGGTCCACACAGGTGGTGCTGCGGGAGGTCCTCACCCGGTATGAGGCGCTGCGGCGAGGCGTGACGCTGGCACGAAGCGCCGTGCGGCCGTACCGCGACTACATCGCGTGGCTGGGGCGTCAGGACCTGGGCGCCGCGCGGGACTTCTGGCGCGCCGCGCTGGCGGGCTTCACGGAGCCCACCCGCTTGGAACTCGGAAGGGCGCCGCGTGATGTGACGCTCCTGGGAGAAGTGCTGCTCCGGATGAGCGCGGAGGAGACGGCGGCACTGGAGGCCTTCTCGCGCCAGCAGGGCGTCACGGGAGGCACGCTGTTGCAAGCGGCCTGGGCGCTGTTGCTCTGGCGCTATACCGGAGAGGACGACGTCCTGTTCGGGTTGACCGTCTCCGGCAGGCCCCCGGAGCTTGCCGGCATCGAGGCGATGGTGGGCTTGTTCATCAACGCCATCCCCGTGCGAGTGCGCCTGCCCGCGTCGAGCCCCGTGGGCTCCTGGCTGAAGGGGCTGCAGGCCTGGCTCCAGGAGGCGAGGCAGTACGAGACGTCGCCCCTGGTGGAGGTGCGCCGCTGGAGTGAGGTTCCTCCTGGCCCCGCGTTGTTCGAGAGCCTGGTCGTCTTCGAGAACTACCCCCGGGATGCGGGCCTCACCACGATGTCGGACGAGCTGGTGGTTCGCGACCCGTACATCGTCGAGGTGGACTCACATCCGGTGACGATGATGGCCGTCCCCGGGCGTGAATGGCAGCTGCGCCTGACCTACGACGCCAGGCGCTTTGATGCGTCGGCGGCGAAGCGGATGGTCGAGCAGGCCCGCCAGCTTCTGCGCGAACTGTGTCGTTCGGATCGTCGGACCTTGTCTGAGCTGTCGATGATGTCGGAGGAGGAGCGTCGCCGTTTGGTGGAGGAGTGGAGCGGGCGACGAGAGGAGTACCCGAGGGAGGCGTCGCTGGCGGAGCTGTTTGAAGCGCAGGTGGAGAGGACACCGGGCGCGGTGGCAGTGGAGTGGGCAGGGCAGCAGGTGAGTTACGAGGCGTTGAATCGCCGAGCAAACCAGTTGGCGCACCACCTGAGGGGAATGGGAGTGGGGCCCGAGGTACGAGTGGGGTTGTGCGTGGAGCGCTCGTTGGAGTGGGTGGTGAGCGCGCTGGGGATTCTGAAGGCGGGTGGGGTGTACGTGCCGCTGGACGCGAGCTACCCGCTGGAGCGGCTGGGGTGGATGAAGCGGGAGGCGGGGGTGGCGCTGCTGGTGGCGCAGGAGAAGCTGGCGGACGAGGTGGCTGCGGGTGGAGAGCTGGTGGTGAGCGTGGACACGGA